From the genome of Cryptococcus deuterogattii R265 chromosome 5, complete sequence:
TCGGAGGTGGGTCTTGACCATAGCGGGCTTCTCGTTGGGGCCAGCCTCAGTCTTAGCCTTTCGGAGCTTCTTGATGAGACCCATGGGTCGTCGCTTAAGACCTCGCTGGAACCTCCTTCGGGCACGGGCGTGGACGAGCTATAAATTTTGAAAAGCCAAATGGTGAAGACCGACAAAGTCGATATCAGCGCCACTCCTCACTCCAACCGATTGAAGTTACCCACGTTGATGAACTCCTCGTTGGAAAGGTCGAGGAGGTTGTCAAGCTCGACACCCCTGTACTGGTACTTCTTGAAAGACCTGGAGGCCTTCTTGGCAGCGGCTTCCTCTTGAGAAGTGAACTCAGCCTGCGAAAGAGCAAGTTAGCACCCATCCAAAATTCCCacacccttttctttgccaTTCGTCGTCTCCCACTGCTTCTTTACCCCTTCGCTAACACTCCTTCTGCCTTATTTCGTTCCCCTGGGAAATAACCTCTTGAACCAAACTCACCATTTTCTGTTGTCCAACAATACCCAGTAAATCAATCGCACAAGTCACAATAGTCCAACCCAACACGTTAAAATGTCGATTGACCGGGatcgaagagaagatgagcgTAAAGCAGAAGGGTTTATGGTCAGCAGAACACCCTAAGGTATATGTATACGGGATAAGACCTACGATTCTTGATGCgtaaggagaaagagaaaagaaccAAAATGAAGACAACGAAACCTCGAATCGGTGGGGGCGACAACAGAGCCCAAACGCGGAAGGAATTTCGCCAATTTTGTTCAAGCATCCGGAGTTTTGCGGCGTTTTATTTTAATTCCGTTCTGATTCCGCTTCTTATACTACATTTTTTgttggctgctgctgctcgcTTGTCGCGGCGATCGTCGCTCGTGGTTGGATGGtgggcttcttcttcattgcATTCTTTAATTAGTAGTAGTAGTGTTAATTATTTAGTAGTATTGGTAGTAGTatagtagtagtagtagtagtagttTACTTAATTtagctttttcttccctcaaaAATGTTGACGTGGCATTTGCGGACATAACTGATTCCATcaccatttttttttaattatgctgctgctggcaaCAGCTGCTGCTCGGGAGGCGGCAAAGAAATGATGCAAATAAAATCTTGAGTCTTAAAACCAACCTCGATGCACCGTATAGCGGTGCTCTCTCCCCCCGAATCTTTTACGGGACGGTGAGAAACGGAGCGGGGTAAGAGTGATGTTCTAGCGGGTTGATCTGCTACGCACTTTCTGTGCTTGGATAATGGTTACTGATTGTTTTTAAAAGTCAGTAATTCATTGGGATACTCGACATAATTTCAAAATCTATTAGATATGTAATAATGCATGACAGTCTTATGATACAACAGCAGGCCAACTCAGCATTGAAACAATTATTCCATGGTCAAGACACTGCTGCACATTCAGTCTCGAGTAAGGCGTACCAGAAAAAACACTCACCTTCGCTCACTTCTGCCTGTTGCAGGATAGTACATACTCCATTCAAACTCccaaccatcttctccgATTCCACCCACAAACTTGCCCGGGTTAAAAACGTGACATCCTTCGTAAGTGAGCTCATATCGTTCATACTTATCTGCGAGGACCACGGCAGAAGGCATGGGATATAGGCGCAAAGCGTGATCGTACTCCCAAAGTGTGGGACGGACAGAAATAGGAAGAGGCGAGAGATGTGCTTGGTCCAGAATAGTTTGAACGAGCTATCCTTATATAAGCAATAATTGGATAAGGGCGCTATGAACACTCACGTATCGCTTCATGTTCATgtcctccccttctttgacCACAACCAAGTTtcgcatcatcttccccatcaaATCTTCTCTACAGATCACA
Proteins encoded in this window:
- a CDS encoding 40S ribosomal protein S15; translation: MAEFTSQEEAAAKKASRSFKKYQYRGVELDNLLDLSNEEFINLVHARARRRFQRGLKRRPMGLIKKLRKAKTEAGPNEKPAMVKTHLRDMIIVPEMIGSVVGVYNGKTFTTVEVKPEMTGHYLGEFSITYKPVGHSRGANMKDSRFVPLK